One Setaria italica strain Yugu1 chromosome II, Setaria_italica_v2.0, whole genome shotgun sequence DNA segment encodes these proteins:
- the LOC101776545 gene encoding phosphoenolpyruvate carboxylase 2, translating to MAALGAKVERLSSIDAQLRMLVPGKVSEDDKLIEYDALLLDRFLDILQDLHGDDLKEMVQECYEVAAEYETKHDLQKLDELGKMITSLDPGDSIVMAKAFSHMLNLANLAEEVQIAYRRRIKLKKGDFADENSAITESDIEETLKRLVVDLKKSPAEVFDALKSQTIDLVFTAHPTQSVRRSLLQKHSRIRNCLVQLYSKDITPDDKQELDEALQREIQAAFRTDEIRRTQPTPQDEMRAGMSYFHETIWKGVPKFLRRVDTALKNIGINERVPYNAPLIQFSSWMGGDRDGNPRVTPEVTRDVCLLARMMAANLYCSQIEDLMFELSMWRCNDELRIRADELHRSTKKDAKHYIEFWKKVPPNEPYRVILSDVRDKLYNTRERSRELLSSGHSDVPEEATLTSIEQLLEPLELCYRSLCACGDRVIADGSLLDFLRQVSTFGLSLVRLDIRQESDRHTDVLDAITTYLGIGSYREWPEERRQEWLLSELNGKRPLFGPDLPKTEEVADVLDTFHVIAELPADNFGAYIISMATAPSDVLAVELLQRECHVKTPLRVVPLFEKLADLEAAPAALARLFSIDWYRQRMNGKQEVMIGYSDSGKDAGRLSAAWQLYKAQEELIKVAKDFGVKLTMFHGRGGTVGRGGGPTHLAILSQPPDTIHGSLRVTVQGEVIEQSFGEEHLCFRTLQRFTAATLEHGMRPPNAPKPEWRALLDEMAVVATEEYRSIVFKEPRFVEYFRLATPETEYGRMNIGSRPSKRKPSGGIESLRAIPWIFAWTQTRFHLPVWLGFGAAFKHVLQKDIRNLHMLQEMYNEWPFFRVTIDLVEMVFAKGNPGIAALYDKLLVSEDLQPLGEKLRANYEETQKLLLQVAGHRDLLEGDLYLKQRLRLRDAYITTMNVCQAYTLKRIRDPDYHVALRPHLSKEIMDSSKPAAELVKLNPASEYAPGLEDTLILTMKGIAAGLQNTG from the exons ATGGCGGCGTTGGGGGCGAAGGTGGAGCGGCTGTCGTCGATCGACGCGCAGCTGCGGATGCTGGTGCCGGGGAAGGTGTCGGAGGACGACAAGCTCATCGAGTACGACGCGCTCCTCCTCGACCGCTTCCTCGACATCCTGCAGGACCTCCACGGCGACGACCTCAAGGAGATG GTTCAAGAATGCTATGAGGTAGCTGCTGAGTATGAAACGAAGCATGACTTGCAAAAGCTCGATGAACTTGGCAAGATGATAACAAGCTTGGATCCTGGGGACTCTATTGTGATGGCCAAAGCTTTTTCACACATGCTTAACTTGGCCAATTTGGCTGAGGAAGTCCAGATAGCGTACAGGAGGAGAATCAAACTCAAGAAAGGAGACTTCGCTGATGAAAACTCGGCAATAACAGAATCTGACATTGAGGAAACACTTAAGAGGCTTGTAGTTGACCTCAAGAAGTCACCTGCTGAGGTATTTGATGCCCTCAAGAGCCAAACTATTGACCTGGTTTTTACTGCACATCCAACACAGTCTGTGAGGAGGTCCCTGCTCCAGAAACACTCAAG GATACGAAACTGTTTGGTTCAACTCTACTCTAAAGATATCACCCCAGATGATAAGCAGGAACTTGATGAGGCTCTGCAGAGAGAG ATCCAAGCTGCCTTTAGAACTGATGAGATCCGAAGAACGCAGCCTACTCCCCAAGATGAAATGCGTGCTGGTATGAGCTATTTCCATGAAACAATTTGGAAGGGTGTTCCGAAGTTCTTGCGCCGAGTCGATACTGCATTGAAGAACATTGGGATTAATGAGCGTGTTCCTTACAATGCACCTCTTATTCAGTTCTCTTCTTGGATGGGAGGAGATCGTGATG GAAACCCAAGAGTCACGCCAGAGGTTACCAGGGATGTCTGCTTGCTTGCCAGAATGATGGCAGCAAACCTATACTGCTCACAGATTGAGGATCTTATGTTTGAG TTGTCTATGTGGCGATGCAATGATGAGCTGCGCATACGTGCTGATGAGCTGCATCGCTCTACTAAGAAGGATGCCAAGCACTACATAG AGTTTTGGAAGAAGGTTCCTCCAAATGAGCCATATCGGGTGATACTGAGTGATGTAAGGGATAAACTTTACAACACCCGTGAACGATCACGTGAGCTTTTATCAAGTGGACATTCTGATGTTCCTGAGGAAGCTACACTGACAAGTATTGAGCAG CTTTTGGAGCCCTTGGAGCTATGCTACAGATCACTGTGTGCTTGTGGTGACCGTGTGATTGCTGATGGAAGCCTTCTTGATTTCTTGCGTCAAGTTTCCACCTTTGGGCTCTCCCTTGTGAGGCTTGATATTAGGCAAGAATCAGATAGGCACACAGATGTCCTGGATGCCATCACCACATACCTGGGGATTGGATCTTACCGCGAGTGGCCCGAAGAGCGCCGCCAGGAATGGTTATTGTCTGAACTCAATGGGAAACGTCCACTGTTTGGCCCAGACCTTCCCAAGACTGAAGAAGTTGCTGATGTTCTAGACACATTCCATGTTATTGCTGAGCTTCCTGCTGATAATTTTGGTGCATATATCATTTCCATGGCAACAGCTCCTTCAGATGTCCTTGCTGTTGAGCTCCTCCAACGTGAGTGCCATGTAAAGACACCCCTTAGAGTAGTCCCACTTTTCGAGAAGTTGGCCGATCTTGAGGCTGCTCCGGCTGCATTGGCCAGACTGTTCTCAATAGATTGGTACAGACAAAGGATGAATGGCAAGCAAGAGGTCATGATTGGGTATTCAGACTCAGGCAAAGATGCTGGTCGTCTCTCAGCAGCTTGGCAGCTGTACAAAGCTCAGGAGGAGCTCATCAAGGTTGCTAAGGACTTCGGTGTGAAGTTGACAATGTTCCATGGACGTGGTGGGACTGTTGGAAGGGGTGGTGGTCCTACTCACCTTGCCATCTTGTCCCAGCCACCAGACACGATCCACGGATCGCTCCGGGTCACTGTCCAAGGTGAAGTCATTGAGCAGTCCTTTGGTGAGGAACACTTGTGCTTCAGAACACTGCAGCGTTTTACGGCTGCTACCCTGGAGCATGGCATGCGTCCACCAAATGCACCGAAGCCAGAATGGCGTGCTCTTCTCGATGAGATGGCAGTTGTGGCAACAGAGGAATATCGGTCCATTGTCTTCAAAGAGCCTCGTTTCGTCGAGTATTTCCGCCTC GCTACACCTGAAACAGAGTATGGCAGGATGAACATAGGAAGCAGGCCATCCAAGAGAAAGCCAAGTGGAGGCATCGAGTCACTTCGTGCTATTCCCTGGATCTTTGCTTGGACACAAACACGGTTCCACCTCCCAGTCTGGCTAGGATTTGGAGCTGCATTCAAGCATGTCCTCCAGAAGGACATCAGGAATCTCCACATGCTCCAAGAGATGTACAATGAGTGGCCGTTTTTCAGGGTCACCATCGATCTTGTTGAGATGGTGTTCGCCAAGGGTAATCCTGGCATTGCCGCTCTGTATGACAAACTCCTTGTCTCGGAGGATCTACAGCCACTGGGCGAGaagctgagggccaactatgaagAAACCCAAAAACTTCTCCTTCAG GTTGCTGGGCACAGGGATCTTCTTGAAGGTGATCTCTACCTGAAGCAGCGGCTCCGCCTCCGTGACGCCTACATCACCACCATGAACGTCTGCCAGGCCTACACCCTGAAGCGGATCCGCGACCCAGACTACCATGTTGCGCTGCGCCCCCACTTGTCCAAGGAGATCATGGACTCCAGCAAGCCGGCAGCGGAGCTCGTGAAGCTAAACCCTGCCAGCGAGTACGCCCCAGGACTGGAGGACACACTCATCCTCACCATGAAGGGCATAGCTGCCGGTCTGCAGAACACTGGTTAA